Proteins co-encoded in one Quercus robur chromosome 8, dhQueRobu3.1, whole genome shotgun sequence genomic window:
- the LOC126694093 gene encoding GPI-anchored protein LLG1 isoform X1, whose amino-acid sequence MDWNRCFCFFSAILLSYLLMGLPVSSSSPSTFISDSMFESQSFTGRNLLQAKKACPVNFEFLNYTVITSKCKGPNYPPDSCCGSFKEFACPYADVINDLTNDCASTMFSYINLYGKYPPGLFASECREGKEGLACPAPAPSVSANESGTHNMYPSPLLMLTAGFFLLLFKSL is encoded by the exons ATGGACTGGAATCGATGTTTCTGCTTCTTTTCTGCAATTCTCTTGTCCTACCTTTTGATGGGTCTTcctgtttcttcttcttctccttctactTTCATTTCAG ATAGTATGTTTGAATCTCAGTCATTTACTGGCAGGAACCTTCTTCAAGCTAAAAAAG CTTGCCCTGTGAACTTCGAGTTTCTGAACTACACAGTCATCACAAGCAAATGCAAAGGACCCAACTACCCACCTGATTCGTGTTGTGGATCATTCAAGGAATTCGCTTGCCCTTATGCGGATGTGATAAATGATTTGACAAATGATTGTGCCTCAACCATGTTCAGCTACATAAACCTCTATGGAAAATACCCACCTGGCCTTTTTGCCAGTGAGTGCAGGGAAGGCAAGGAGGGTCTTGCATGCCCTGCACCAGCACCATCAGTTTCAGCCAATGAAAGTGGGACTCACAACATGTATCCCTCGCCACTGCTAATGCTCACAGCCGGCTTCTTTCTGTTATTATTTAAGTCTTTATGA
- the LOC126694095 gene encoding phosphatidylinositol/phosphatidylcholine transfer protein SFH13 isoform X2 — MSGLEGSGAHDDIRERKSDFENSEDERRRSKIGNLKKKAISASNKFTHSLKKRGKKKIDHRVPPVSIEDVRDAKEESAVCELRQKLLDRDLLPPRHDDYHTLLRFLKARDFNIEKTILMWEEMLIWRKEYGTDTILEDFEFEELEEVLQYYPQGYHGVDREGRPVYIERLGKAHPSRLMRITTIDRYLKYHVQEFERALQEKFPACSIAAKRRICTTTTILDVQGLGIKNFTRTAASLLAAMSKIDNSYYPETLHRMYIVNAGPGFKKMLWPAAQKFLDAKTIGKIQVLDPKSLSKLLEVIDSSQLPDFLGGECTCSIEGGCLRSNKGPWNNPDIMKLVHSVDATFVRQITRVSIDQQKSDTYDKLRPMKGRCSNTSTAESGSDIDDPCSPVRRKSSAFPHLAPVHEEVKALDTNAYYSCDDKFSLVEQVVRSDQEEGYFGDQSHNIDEMDNTPPVGTSNLEVGGWFNTVKEKVENSDFQCVARALISFFFRIVAFLRVLRFEFWRRQNNVHPSNLTEHSMNSHPPAVEAANEEDRVLPCLERLQRLEKAFEELSCKPAGIPLEKEQILVESLDRIKSVEADLEQTKRVLHSTVVKQLEIADLLEKLKESDCHQRRFFC; from the exons ATGTCAG GCCTAGAAGGTTCGGGGGCTCATGATGATATTCGAGAAAGAAAATcagattttgaaaattctgaGGATGAGAGACGAAGATCAAAAATTGGAAACCTCAAGAAGAAGGCAATTAGTGCTTCAAATAAGTTCActcattctcttaaaaaaagagggaaaaagaaaattgatcaTCGGGTTCCACCAGTTTCAATAGAAGACGTACGGGATGCAAAGGAGGAGAGTGCTGTATGTGAATTGCGTCAAAAACTACTTGACAGGGATCTTTTGCCACCTAGGCATGATGATTATCATACTTTGTTGAG ATTTTTGAAAGCTAGAGACTTTAACATTGAAAAAACAATCCTGATGTGGGAAGAAATGCTTATTTGGAGAAAGGAGTATGGAACGGACACCATTTTGGAG gattttgaatttgaggAGCTGGAAGAAGTCTTGCAGTATTACCCCCAAGGCTACCATGGAGTTGATAGAGAAGGCAGGCCAGTTTACATTGAGAGGCTTGGGAAAGCTCATCCGAGTAGGCTTATGCGTATCACTACAATTGATCGATACTTGAAGTACCATGTCCAAGAGTTTGAAAGAGCACTGCAGGAGAAATTTCCTGCTTGTTCCATTGCAGCAAAGAGACGTATCTGTACTACAACAACGATATTGGATGTGCAAGGCTTG GGCATTAAGAATTTCACCAGGACTGCTGCAAGTCTCTTGGCTGCAATGTCAAAAATAGACAACAGTTATTACCCTGAG ACATTACATCGAATGTACATTGTCAATGCTGGTCCTGGCTTCAAAAAGATGCTTTGGCCTGCTGCACAGAAGTTTCTTGACGCAAAGACTATTGGAAAGATACAG gTTTTGGATCCCAAATCATTGTCTAAACTACTGGAAGTCATAGATTCGAG TCAGTTGCCAGATTTCTTGGGTGGTGAATGTACATGTTCCATTGAAGGAGGGTGCCTCAGATCTAATAAAGGTCCATGGAATAATCCTGACATAATGAAG CTTGTACATAGCGTGGATGCAACATTTGTGCGGCAAATTACCAGAGTTTCTATTGACCAGCAGAAATCTGACACTTATGATAAATTACGGCCCATGAAG GGAAGATGTAGCAACACATCAACAGCAGAATCAGGGTCTGATATTGACGATCCTTGTTCCCCAGTTAGACGAAAGAGCTCTGCATTTCCTCATTTGGCCCCAGTTCATGAGGAA GTAAAGGCATTAGATACAAATGCCTACTACAGTTGTGATGACAAGTTTTCTTTGGTTGAGCAAGTCGTGAGAAGTGATCAAGAAGAGGGATATTTTGGGGATCAATCACATAACATTGATGAAATGGATAATACTCCTCCTGTGGGAACATCAAATTTGGAAG TTGGTGGTTGGTTCAACACTGTTAAGGAAAAAGTTGAGAATAGTGATTTTCAATGTGTTGCAAGAGCACTGATATCTTTCTTCTTCAGAATAGTTGCATTTTTACGTGTTCTACGATTTGAATTTTGGAGAAGGCAGAATAATGTTCACCCATCTAATTTGACAGAGCACAGCATGAATAGTCATCCACCAGCTGTTGAAGCTGCAAATGAAGAAGACCGTGTCCTTCCATGCCTAGAACGTCTTCAGAGACTAGAAAAAGCATTTGAGGAACTTAGTTGCAAACCTGCTGGAATTCCTTTGGAAAAGGAGCAAATTCTTGTAGAATCTTTGGACAGGATCAAGTCTGTTGAGGCTGACCTTGAACAAACAAAACGA GTACTACATTCTACAGTGGTGAAGCAACTAGAGATTGCTGATTTGCTAGAGAAATTAAAAGAGTCTGACTGTCAT CAAAGAAGATTCTTCTGTTGA
- the LOC126694095 gene encoding phosphatidylinositol/phosphatidylcholine transfer protein SFH13 isoform X1 has translation MSGLEGSGAHDDIRERKSDFENSEDERRRSKIGNLKKKAISASNKFTHSLKKRGKKKIDHRVPPVSIEDVRDAKEESAVCELRQKLLDRDLLPPRHDDYHTLLRFLKARDFNIEKTILMWEEMLIWRKEYGTDTILEDFEFEELEEVLQYYPQGYHGVDREGRPVYIERLGKAHPSRLMRITTIDRYLKYHVQEFERALQEKFPACSIAAKRRICTTTTILDVQGLGIKNFTRTAASLLAAMSKIDNSYYPETLHRMYIVNAGPGFKKMLWPAAQKFLDAKTIGKIQVLDPKSLSKLLEVIDSSQLPDFLGGECTCSIEGGCLRSNKGPWNNPDIMKLVHSVDATFVRQITRVSIDQQKSDTYDKLRPMKGRCSNTSTAESGSDIDDPCSPVRRKSSAFPHLAPVHEEVKALDTNAYYSCDDKFSLVEQVVRSDQEEGYFGDQSHNIDEMDNTPPVGTSNLEGTPVGGWFNTVKEKVENSDFQCVARALISFFFRIVAFLRVLRFEFWRRQNNVHPSNLTEHSMNSHPPAVEAANEEDRVLPCLERLQRLEKAFEELSCKPAGIPLEKEQILVESLDRIKSVEADLEQTKRVLHSTVVKQLEIADLLEKLKESDCHQRRFFC, from the exons ATGTCAG GCCTAGAAGGTTCGGGGGCTCATGATGATATTCGAGAAAGAAAATcagattttgaaaattctgaGGATGAGAGACGAAGATCAAAAATTGGAAACCTCAAGAAGAAGGCAATTAGTGCTTCAAATAAGTTCActcattctcttaaaaaaagagggaaaaagaaaattgatcaTCGGGTTCCACCAGTTTCAATAGAAGACGTACGGGATGCAAAGGAGGAGAGTGCTGTATGTGAATTGCGTCAAAAACTACTTGACAGGGATCTTTTGCCACCTAGGCATGATGATTATCATACTTTGTTGAG ATTTTTGAAAGCTAGAGACTTTAACATTGAAAAAACAATCCTGATGTGGGAAGAAATGCTTATTTGGAGAAAGGAGTATGGAACGGACACCATTTTGGAG gattttgaatttgaggAGCTGGAAGAAGTCTTGCAGTATTACCCCCAAGGCTACCATGGAGTTGATAGAGAAGGCAGGCCAGTTTACATTGAGAGGCTTGGGAAAGCTCATCCGAGTAGGCTTATGCGTATCACTACAATTGATCGATACTTGAAGTACCATGTCCAAGAGTTTGAAAGAGCACTGCAGGAGAAATTTCCTGCTTGTTCCATTGCAGCAAAGAGACGTATCTGTACTACAACAACGATATTGGATGTGCAAGGCTTG GGCATTAAGAATTTCACCAGGACTGCTGCAAGTCTCTTGGCTGCAATGTCAAAAATAGACAACAGTTATTACCCTGAG ACATTACATCGAATGTACATTGTCAATGCTGGTCCTGGCTTCAAAAAGATGCTTTGGCCTGCTGCACAGAAGTTTCTTGACGCAAAGACTATTGGAAAGATACAG gTTTTGGATCCCAAATCATTGTCTAAACTACTGGAAGTCATAGATTCGAG TCAGTTGCCAGATTTCTTGGGTGGTGAATGTACATGTTCCATTGAAGGAGGGTGCCTCAGATCTAATAAAGGTCCATGGAATAATCCTGACATAATGAAG CTTGTACATAGCGTGGATGCAACATTTGTGCGGCAAATTACCAGAGTTTCTATTGACCAGCAGAAATCTGACACTTATGATAAATTACGGCCCATGAAG GGAAGATGTAGCAACACATCAACAGCAGAATCAGGGTCTGATATTGACGATCCTTGTTCCCCAGTTAGACGAAAGAGCTCTGCATTTCCTCATTTGGCCCCAGTTCATGAGGAA GTAAAGGCATTAGATACAAATGCCTACTACAGTTGTGATGACAAGTTTTCTTTGGTTGAGCAAGTCGTGAGAAGTGATCAAGAAGAGGGATATTTTGGGGATCAATCACATAACATTGATGAAATGGATAATACTCCTCCTGTGGGAACATCAAATTTGGAAG GTACTCCAGTTGGTGGTTGGTTCAACACTGTTAAGGAAAAAGTTGAGAATAGTGATTTTCAATGTGTTGCAAGAGCACTGATATCTTTCTTCTTCAGAATAGTTGCATTTTTACGTGTTCTACGATTTGAATTTTGGAGAAGGCAGAATAATGTTCACCCATCTAATTTGACAGAGCACAGCATGAATAGTCATCCACCAGCTGTTGAAGCTGCAAATGAAGAAGACCGTGTCCTTCCATGCCTAGAACGTCTTCAGAGACTAGAAAAAGCATTTGAGGAACTTAGTTGCAAACCTGCTGGAATTCCTTTGGAAAAGGAGCAAATTCTTGTAGAATCTTTGGACAGGATCAAGTCTGTTGAGGCTGACCTTGAACAAACAAAACGA GTACTACATTCTACAGTGGTGAAGCAACTAGAGATTGCTGATTTGCTAGAGAAATTAAAAGAGTCTGACTGTCAT CAAAGAAGATTCTTCTGTTGA
- the LOC126694095 gene encoding phosphatidylinositol/phosphatidylcholine transfer protein SFH13 isoform X3 codes for MSGLEGSGAHDDIRERKSDFENSEDERRRSKIGNLKKKAISASNKFTHSLKKRGKKKIDHRVPPVSIEDVRDAKEESAVCELRQKLLDRDLLPPRHDDYHTLLRFLKARDFNIEKTILMWEEMLIWRKEYGTDTILEDFEFEELEEVLQYYPQGYHGVDREGRPVYIERLGKAHPSRLMRITTIDRYLKYHVQEFERALQEKFPACSIAAKRRICTTTTILDVQGLGIKNFTRTAASLLAAMSKIDNSYYPETLHRMYIVNAGPGFKKMLWPAAQKFLDAKTIGKIQVLDPKSLSKLLEVIDSSQLPDFLGGECTCSIEGGCLRSNKGPWNNPDIMKLVHSVDATFVRQITRVSIDQQKSDTYDKLRPMKGRCSNTSTAESGSDIDDPCSPVRRKSSAFPHLAPVHEEVKALDTNAYYSCDDKFSLVEQVVRSDQEEGYFGDQSHNIDEMDNTPPVGTSNLEEHSMNSHPPAVEAANEEDRVLPCLERLQRLEKAFEELSCKPAGIPLEKEQILVESLDRIKSVEADLEQTKRVLHSTVVKQLEIADLLEKLKESDCHQRRFFC; via the exons ATGTCAG GCCTAGAAGGTTCGGGGGCTCATGATGATATTCGAGAAAGAAAATcagattttgaaaattctgaGGATGAGAGACGAAGATCAAAAATTGGAAACCTCAAGAAGAAGGCAATTAGTGCTTCAAATAAGTTCActcattctcttaaaaaaagagggaaaaagaaaattgatcaTCGGGTTCCACCAGTTTCAATAGAAGACGTACGGGATGCAAAGGAGGAGAGTGCTGTATGTGAATTGCGTCAAAAACTACTTGACAGGGATCTTTTGCCACCTAGGCATGATGATTATCATACTTTGTTGAG ATTTTTGAAAGCTAGAGACTTTAACATTGAAAAAACAATCCTGATGTGGGAAGAAATGCTTATTTGGAGAAAGGAGTATGGAACGGACACCATTTTGGAG gattttgaatttgaggAGCTGGAAGAAGTCTTGCAGTATTACCCCCAAGGCTACCATGGAGTTGATAGAGAAGGCAGGCCAGTTTACATTGAGAGGCTTGGGAAAGCTCATCCGAGTAGGCTTATGCGTATCACTACAATTGATCGATACTTGAAGTACCATGTCCAAGAGTTTGAAAGAGCACTGCAGGAGAAATTTCCTGCTTGTTCCATTGCAGCAAAGAGACGTATCTGTACTACAACAACGATATTGGATGTGCAAGGCTTG GGCATTAAGAATTTCACCAGGACTGCTGCAAGTCTCTTGGCTGCAATGTCAAAAATAGACAACAGTTATTACCCTGAG ACATTACATCGAATGTACATTGTCAATGCTGGTCCTGGCTTCAAAAAGATGCTTTGGCCTGCTGCACAGAAGTTTCTTGACGCAAAGACTATTGGAAAGATACAG gTTTTGGATCCCAAATCATTGTCTAAACTACTGGAAGTCATAGATTCGAG TCAGTTGCCAGATTTCTTGGGTGGTGAATGTACATGTTCCATTGAAGGAGGGTGCCTCAGATCTAATAAAGGTCCATGGAATAATCCTGACATAATGAAG CTTGTACATAGCGTGGATGCAACATTTGTGCGGCAAATTACCAGAGTTTCTATTGACCAGCAGAAATCTGACACTTATGATAAATTACGGCCCATGAAG GGAAGATGTAGCAACACATCAACAGCAGAATCAGGGTCTGATATTGACGATCCTTGTTCCCCAGTTAGACGAAAGAGCTCTGCATTTCCTCATTTGGCCCCAGTTCATGAGGAA GTAAAGGCATTAGATACAAATGCCTACTACAGTTGTGATGACAAGTTTTCTTTGGTTGAGCAAGTCGTGAGAAGTGATCAAGAAGAGGGATATTTTGGGGATCAATCACATAACATTGATGAAATGGATAATACTCCTCCTGTGGGAACATCAAATTTGGAAG AGCACAGCATGAATAGTCATCCACCAGCTGTTGAAGCTGCAAATGAAGAAGACCGTGTCCTTCCATGCCTAGAACGTCTTCAGAGACTAGAAAAAGCATTTGAGGAACTTAGTTGCAAACCTGCTGGAATTCCTTTGGAAAAGGAGCAAATTCTTGTAGAATCTTTGGACAGGATCAAGTCTGTTGAGGCTGACCTTGAACAAACAAAACGA GTACTACATTCTACAGTGGTGAAGCAACTAGAGATTGCTGATTTGCTAGAGAAATTAAAAGAGTCTGACTGTCAT CAAAGAAGATTCTTCTGTTGA